The sequence TGGTCCCAAAGGAGAGCAGTTCTGAGAATGGTTTTCAGTTCCTTTCACACCAAACTGCCTGTGTTGAAACATTAAAGGTGCTGTGAGCCAGCTCGAGCCTGGAGAGCACCAGCAAATGTCTGCTGAGAGAAGCCTGAGACTTACTGCAAAGTTGCTGAAGtcagaaggaagaagcaaatCGTTGCCGTGCCAAACCTCGGCTCGAAATAACTGAGCACAGGGATCTCTGAAgccccctctgcctgcaggcagcGCTCAGCTGAGGGGTGCAAGGAGGGCTCAGTGCCAGCCCCAGAGTGATCTACGGCTCAGCAAAGATTTGGTGGGGTGAGGAGAGTCCCTGATAGCACAGGAAAAAGCTGGTTTTCCTGACTGTGGGCAGCAGAAGTTAAAAACAAGTGCAAGGGAACGAGGAGCGTGTAAGAGGTGACGTGTGACCTCTCAGCATAAGCTGTTCTTTGGTATTCCCTTCATGCTTGCCTTGGCACCACTCCCTTTGCTGAGGGCACACTTTGTCTTTCCCCGAGCCCACGTGTGCCTGAACAACATgcaagctgcagcagagctgctgtgtgcatcCAAGCCCCGTTTGGAAGCTTGAGCCCCTCTGACAGCCGCTGCTCTGCTTGCTGTGGGTGTCAGCTTTCAGGAGCGCTGGGCACGTGAACCAGCAGATGAATGCATGGGAGAGAGAGCTGTGTCTGCCCGTTATGGACTGTGCTCCTGATACTTGGTACATGAGCTGCAGTTCTAGGAACTGCTGTCCTTGCTCTCGCAACCTCCCTGTAATTTAACACTTAGTGCTCAGGCTGACAGTTGTCCTTATCGAATCCAGGCCAGCTGCCACGCTGCGGTTCTGAATTGGATTCATTCCCCTCCTTGATCAAGCAGAATGGCTcaaactcaaaatattttattggaGAGTAGTTTCCATTGTTTTGGGAACTCATTAGCAGGGCGTCCTTGAAACGTAATATactgttgttttggtttttttttaacagtgcttCAAAACAAAGTGAGTTTAATGTTGCTGGGCAGATGTTATTGGAGTTTGTTTTCCTGCATTTGTGTACTTGTAGCTAAAGCTTTTCAGGCAGTACTCAAGAAGTTGCTTTTCCCTTGTGCTGGGAGGGAAGCAGCAAGGCGGTTTGCAGCATTCcttctaggggaaaaaagatgTTTGTCAGTAATTCCTGAATTAGGGCTGTGGACTGTTTGGTGGAATCCGTTTTCTGTGTGTGGTTTTGAGCTTTTTCCAGCACCAGTTCCTTTACTAGGAATGTGCTGTTCGTTCTGCTGTTATTCCTAGAAAACAGCACAgagtcccagctctgcagctccctctgTGCCTTGCTGGAGGTGCATTGCTCAGGCAGGGGGGGCAGGACTTCCTCTGGTTAAACATTCACTCTGttttctgtgggttttcctGTGCTCTGGACCCTTCCACCTAACATGCAGCGTTGGTGGGAGTTTTGGAGCCCTGTGTTTCCTCTTTGCAGCATTAGCTGGTGCTTGGGAGATGACACAGATGTCTTTCGTACATCAAAATGCTAAAATCTGAccgtgttgttttttctctttccaggaaCCAGGATAATTTATGATCGTAAATTCCTGATGGAGTGCCGTAATTCTCCGGTTGCCAAAACACCACCTTCTGACCTTCCGGACATTCCAGGTGTTACCAGCCCAATTGTGGAGGAGTTAAAGATTGAGAACAACCATGTCCAGAACTACGATGAGAAAGCGAATGTAGGTGGGTACACAAGGACAAGTGAGTGTGCAAAGTTTCCTAGAAATACAGAAGCTTACATACATGGAGCCAGGAGATCCCTGTAAACCACGGACAACACTGATAAGTTCTTAATCATTTCACTGTAATTTGTGATGTTACTACTTTCCTCATTAATTAAGCATTTGGGATCTGTCCTGTGGTGAGAGAACGGGTGCAGCTGTTTTTGCCCATGTTTATCCTCTGCCACATCTCAGCTGCTcgcattttttttaatcaaattacAATTCAGAGTAGGAATTGTTTGGGAGTTTttggctgctttctgcagaagcTTGCAGTTGTGCTTGAGATTGCAGGGTAGAAGTTGGTCCACGGTAGAATAGAGGACATTGACCACGGTGTGCACATGAACACATCTAAAGTTACTTGAGCAAAAAGAGCAACTGCTGTTCTTGAGATTGCTTCTTGAAGGAACCTGAACCTGTGATTGATAGTCCTATCCCTAAAATAAAGGTCTGAAGACTCATTAGCTGGCTTCCCTGCTTACTCTAAGCGAAATCTTTGCAGGGTCAGTATTGCTTAATGGCTTTTTTGCACACTTGTGACCTTTAGTGGCTCACTGGACTCTGGCAAACTGAAGCACTGGCTGCATGCTGTGTGCCTGCTTggctgtgcctttttttttttttaatccagagaAGTTCTGTTTGTCAGAAATAGAGTACTGCTATTCGTGTTGGCATCCTATCAGACTGCATGACAGGTGACAGCTATACAGGTAACTAAGGTAAAATGTACTCTCTTCTGTCACTGGCAACAGAAGTCTGTAGCAGTGAAATCCAGGTGTAGGAATTACACAAAGGGCATTTCTTCTCCTCCTGGCCGTCTGCCTGTGCTTCACTCTGAGCAGAGGGCCTGTATTCTGCTTGCACAGGCTGTTCTTGGTGCCAGACTTGCTTCCTGAATGCAGAGCTGAAGTCCAAACAAATACTTTTCTTAGGTACAGCTGAACGTTGTTTGAGTACAATATTTGCTGTTTAATTTGAAGCTTTTAGGACTCTCGTATGTTTGCTCTGTCTCAACAGGTGAAGAAGAGCAGTTTGACATGGACATCTAAAGCACGTGCCCTGAGAATGCTTCTCCAATGAAGAACCAGGACCTTGTTTGAGGATTCCCACCAGCCAGGCTTACAGCAGCCCATGCCTTGAGTGCCTTCCTGTTtcttgggaaaggcagtttatTCCCTTCTGAGAACAGAGTATATCCTGTTACAAGGACTGAATCTCAGCCTCTCTGTGTGGGTGTGAATACACAGTGCAGTCCCTGCTGATGATGGGCCGTGGGGTGCCAGGGGAGACAGTCTCaatgattgtttttgtttccagttttatgcttttgttaATCATTTTAATACTGTAAAAGTTACAGAAATGCAATATAAGggagaaataaatcattttgacTCTCCTGGTATGCAATAAATATTGTTTCTGGCCTGTATTCATTCCAGGTTATGGAAACTAGCAGCCTGTTGCAGAATGGGGGTGGTTTTGCAGACAGCCTTAGGATCAACACCTGATGACTGCAGGAAATGTGTGCTCTGAGTGTGCTTCCAGAAACAGTGATCAAAAACTCTCCATCGTGTGCTTTCAGATCATTCTTTTGCCAGGTCATGGTGCAGATGTCCCTGAGTTTTTCTCCTACTCATCCTCTCCAGAGGGCAAGGCTCAATCAGGCCATAGGTGAAGTGTCTCACCGAGTTCAGTAGGAGCCAcctgcagctgagcagtgcaCAGAGTGCCCtgactgctctgtgctgcagctcctgcccttcCAAAACTGCCCATCTTCTCCAGCATGTGAGGAAACTGTCATGTTTCCTAGGGTTTCTTTATGATTCATGCTGAAACTCGTGTCTTTACACATTCCTCTTCTTCTTAGCATGTAATGGGAAGGAATTAAGACTTGTGAGTTTAACTGGGAGGCTGGAAGTAAGTTTGCTTGATTTTTTGAGGGATGAAACTTCAGCTCTccaaaaaaaatgcatttacatttCTGGTCTCCGTGCAGTTTAACGAATGTGAATTATGCAGTAGTCTCTAACATGCTGCTGTTTCGTTGCTTTAGAGATGGTGCTAATGCCTGAGGAGgtgtttcaaaggaaaagaaagcgTATTAGGACATGGCCTGAACTTGGGACTTCCTAAAAGACAATGAGTGTCTCTTTAAATCAGTCTTGGACGATAATACTTAAATATCTGCTAATTGAGCTCAATGGTGGCATTATGATATGCAAGCCTTTAATAACaagtaacaaaagaaacagTCAAAGCAATTGATGCAGATAAAACTTGCATTTCTTAAGATAAGATTAAGTGTTTTTTGAAGCCTTAATGGGAACGCATTCAATCTCGCTGCCTTCAGTGTCACTATCAGtcttgcagctcagcaccaattgctggggttttttttcGAGCAGCTGCTcttgctgtgtgctgtgacCTGCAGCTGGGCCTGACTCTTCTTTCCAGCTAAATTCATACATCCAGAGAAATGGCACTGCTGAATTGCTGACAGCGCTGTGCAGCAGTTGTGGGTTCACGTGTGCTTGGAGTTAACCTGCTTTCTGCAGAACCAGGGCAGttccagctgtgctttctggTCCAGATGTTGATTTAGAGGAGACCTCAGCCCCGTGGTGTTAATTTGTCTGATCTGGTTGCTTTGGGGTAGACCAAAGAGCTGGGACAGGCTCATGAGATGAAGCTTGCAGCAGTGAGGTGCGTGCATTTGGTGCTGGAGCTTGCTGTCCTGCTGTGCCCTAACCAAAACGTTTGTCATTCATCACAAGCACGACTTTACAGTTAAAGTAGTTGCATAACCTTTGAGATCAGGCGtggtaggaagaaaaaaagtcccTATCTTGAGGTAAACAGATGTACTTAGTTATCTGTAAGGTACAGAGATGGGCAGAGCCCTGCCACTTGCTCGTTCCTTtgagtgctgcctgctggtgtgGCCGTGCAACGTGGTGGGTTTCTGTATCAGTACAAAAGCAGCTctgaggggttttttttgaaCAAGTGACAGCTATTGCAAGTAATTCCTCTAAACCCTGTTACCTTCCCCCATGCTCAGGGGGTCACAGTATGCAGCAGCACGCATTTAGGTGCTAAGTATTTTGTCCATGCCTGAGATAGCTATGCATCGGTGTCTGCGTGCATATGTAGATCTGGGGGAGCATCAAAGCCCCTGCTGCCCACCCCAGCgatgtggggcagagggaggagcaCCTGGCCAGGTGTGAATCGGGGTCTGTGCAGGTTGGGATTCCTGCAGGATGAGCAGAACTGGGCCCTGGGGCCATGGGCACATCAGTGCCCTCAGtgctgcaccacacagctgtggAAGGTGGTGTGGAACTGTGCATCCCCGGCACCCCTTTGCAGTGCCACATCCTTCAGCCAGGCTTTTTGGGTTAATCTCCTTCGTGCCTGGGGCTCCGAGCCGAGCAGAGAGCAGCTTGGTGCTCCCATGAAGGCCCCTTCTGGGTCAGCGTTTGCTCCTCACCCACTGCTCTGCACCAGGAGCGGGGACAGGCGGTGGTGTCggcactgctgtgtgcacagTGGGAGGTGAAGTGGCTGTGGGTGGCTGCATGGCACAGCTGGGATGCTCCAGGGTGGTATAAGGGGACAAGTGTTGCTTTTGTCACTGCATTTTCCCTCCCTGCCCCTTTTGTCTGCAGCGGAGAGCCTCCGTCCCGCTCCACGTTCCAGTCATGGGATTGGTGCTGCCTGCCCGACCTGAACAGTGCCTTAATCAACCCACTGAGCAAATATTGCCCTGTGCCTTTGATAAGCCCTTCCATCTGTTTGTTCTCACTCCTTCTTTCCCCATACATCCAAAATAAACTGTGCTTATCATCGCCTCCTGGGGTGCGTGCACCCTTGGGCtccacagagcagagagcagcacctGGGTACAAAACTTGGGGCAGGAGATGGTGCCACAGAGAGCTGTGCCCACGGGAGGGCTGCGGTGGGATTGGAGCCATTGGGCTCCTGCATCCCCTCCACCCATCCCTGCCATGCATTGCCCCTGACGGGCTGCTGAAGGGTTGACACTGGGTTAGGGTTGGGTCTGAGGTTAGAGTTGGTGTTGTGCCCCATAAGCACAGCGTGGCCGTGCTCCCTGGAGAGCAGGACCCCACAGCAAGCAGCACCAAAGTCTGCTGCTGCCCCTACAATTTGACTGTCCTGAGTCTGTCCTGCAGTTGATGTGTATTGGGCAGAGCAGCTCGCAgatccatccccatccccagcgCTGGTACCTGTCACGGCGCAGCTTTGATGTCCCCAGCAGCCACAATCCCAGTCTGTGTTTTCCCCCCCTGCTCTCACGGGGCCGTCTGCCCACGATAACTTTTGAACCCGAGGCTGCCCTCAGACAGAAGTGATGGAGGGGCTGAGATGTCGGAGATACGGCTCCTGGAGAGGGTCTGGGGGCCACGAGGGGCTGCGAGGGGCAGAGGGCAGGGAGCTGGCAGGCAAGGGAGGGAGATGCTCTGTTCCCTCTCGGTGCAATAGTACCTAAGAGCCCATTCctaaaatgcaaaggaaggGTGAAATAATGTGGGGCCCATCGCAGGCAGAGCGCGGAGCCCAGACCGCGGGTGTGTGCCCCCCGCCGGGGGTTAGCAGCACGGCCGCCCTCTCCCAGCGCTTAACAGCTCCCGCAAATGACCCTCTAATGACGGAGAGGGGACACAGACGAGCTTTGTTTCCCCGCCGCCGGGATGTGGATTGGAGATGTGGAATCGGGGCAGGGGGTCCGACGGGGCAGCGGTTCAGCCCCATTCCCCCCCACCTTCCCTCCCCGCTCGAGGTTACCGCAGTGAGAGAGCGCAGCCCTGCCCTTATCTCCGAGGggtaaataaatggaaaatccACTCAGCCGTCCTTTTCCCTTCAAAGGCTGCAGGTGCTTCCCGGCTTGCTGTTGAGCAACCCGCAATCTGCGATCAGGGTGAGGACACCTCCTTCATCATCCTCGTTTTCCCGTTCCTGGAGCAGGCGGGGCGATATTTATTCCCATGGCATCGTTTGGGGGGGTTCCTTTGTTCTACAAAACCCTTCGTGTGCTGCACACAGGGAGCCCCCAGACCCCCCCCCCACTGCCTGAGGCTGTGCCTCGTGGCAGAGCACTGGGGGGCTGCGATTGTGCATTGCTCGTGGGAGGTCGGGACACCCATTTGCTGCCCAGCTGCTCGCACCAGAGCTCGGGGGGTGCATCCCAGAGACCACCCAGCAGCGAAGAGAGGAGGGGTGAGAAGGTGGGAAGAGGCACAGATTGAGCAAGTATTGCTTAAATACATAATTTATTGAGGGATTGTACAAACATAGCTCTTTCTCTACCACCCGATCCAGCGAGGGGCTGGGAAAGTGTGAGCCCAGTGCAGATGGGAACAGCAAGGGGTGGGGACCTGGGACAGGCAGGAGGGCAGGGGGGCTCGGATATGCTGCTTCCAGGAGCACCCAGCTCACCTGGAAACTTTTAATACAAATCTGATAGAATTTTATTCAAAGTACAGTAGaaaacatcaaagaaaatgCCCAAAGCCTTGAGGAACGCTGCAAATCTCAGTTCTTTGGATGCTGAGCGTGGATGGATATCAGTGCTGCAGGTGTCCCTCGGAGATCCTCCAGCACCAGGAGGTGTTCATGGTATGCAACACACAGAGCCCCGCACAGCATTAACCAGGAGAGAGCTCAGGGAGCTCAGACTTCTCCAGCAGAGCAGCGCCCAGTGACCTCCCCACGCATCACCTGGGTCTGTCTGcgccctgcagcactgcctctgcagGGGACGttccctgctgcatccctgctcctgtcccagcacagccagACCTGCAGGCGTGTGGGatgcagaggagctgtgggctcGGCGCAGTGGGGGCTGAGCTCCCTCAGTTGCAGCCGCACTCCTCGATGACCATATCCTCGTGGTGGCGGACGACGATCTCACCCTTCTCGTAGTACAGCATGGAGAGGGGGCTCATCCTGACGGGCGAGCAGGCAGGGCACGGCACCTGGCTGGGCTTGTAGAGCTGCAGCAGGCTCTGCGGGACACACGGGGACACAGCATCAGCTCCCATCCCCGTGGGGCACAGGGAAGGTGGAAGCACGGGGCAGCAAGATCCTCTTACCTGCATGTATGCGTGATTGGTGGGCTTGAAGCTCTCGTCCACAGGTGACGGGCACAGCCCCTCGCAGCGGTAGGCGTTGTACTTTTTGGGGTAGACGATCCAGCTGCCCCAGCCCGTCTGTTCAAAGTCCACCGTCATGTCCACCCTCCTGCACAGGGACCTGGCCTCGTCCCcctggctggcagcaggagcatcGTTCATCCTGAGCCTCTGCCTCTCCTTCCTGGTGCGGCGGTGCCGACGGTTGCCAACATCCCTGGGACCATCACGCATGACGTGCTTGGAGCTCTCCACTGCCCTGAGGAGGCTGTGCTCTCCAGGTGCTTTGTCCTTGGAGAAGATGAGCAGCAGGACGCTGTctgccagctcctggggcaCTGCTGTCTCCTGGGGGTCCGGTGGGGCAGTGAGCGGGGCGGCTGCGGGATCAGGAGCTGTGTCCTGGTGCAGCCATGCCCTGAGGGTGCTGGTGATGTTGAACACTGCCCAACCGGCCTGATGGGATGAGGGACCACCAGCCACGGTGCCCAGGAAGAGCTCCTTGGTGCCCCGGCACGGCGGCCGCGGGCTGTGGTAGATGTCCATGGTGATGTTGTGGGACAAGGACAAGGACAGAGCATGCGGACGGATGCGCAGCTCAGCCAGGCTCACCTCCTGGCTGCCAGACAGGGATGTCATGTCAAAGGAGAGTGCCCAGCGGGAGCCGTTCTGCAGGGAGCCTGGAAGGTAAGTGGGGACAGTGAGCACCCACGGGGCTGGGATGGGGATACTCAGGGATGGGGAAGTTTGGGATGGGGATGTTTGGGACGGGGATGTTTGGGATGGGGATGCTCAGGATGGGGATGCTCGGGGTCAGTGCCTGTCCTGAGACAGGGAGGCATGGGGACTGTGCTGTCCCCATCGCCGGGCCCTGGATAGGGATGCTCAGGAACGGGGGATGCTCACGGACAGCGCTGATCCCGCGGTAGGGGAGCTCGGGGAAGGAGATGCTCAGGGATACGGCATCGGGAGAGATGCCAGTCCCGGGACAGGGGTGTGTGTGGGCACAACGCCGTCCCAGCGTAGAGGGACGTGCAGGGACAGCGCCGGTCCCGGTCTCACTCACCGTGCGGGGCGATGCTGAGCGCGGTGGCGGAGGCTGCGCGGAGCGGTGCGGGGGGAGCGcggagcagctgcagcatcagCGGGGGACAGCGGGGGGGTGCAGAGCGCAGCAGGACGGGGccgcagagcagcagcagcagcgcgGGGCGCAGTGGGGTCGGCATGGCTGCACCGGGACGAGCACCGCTCGCTATTTGTAGCGAGGACCCGAGCGCCGCCCCGAGAGCCCCCTCCCCTCTTTCTCCCGTCCCTATCCACCCCCCatccctcctccttcccacccctCCCCGCGCTCCCGTCCCTCTCCCGTCCCTCCCGGGATCCCCCAGCCCTATTCTTGTACCCAGGGCTCAAAAACTCGTTAATTATTATTagtagtatttatttatttatgcatttccGAGCAGACCCCCTGCCTGGCCATCTTCTTCACGTTTACCAACACCAACAGATTTCTCCTTTGTATTTTGCTCTCGGATTTAGGCCAGTGTTAAGCAGTCAGTGTTCTTTGGCACAGTTCATCTGCTCAGCTTTATCCCCTGCATGCAGCACCGGCGCTGGAAGGAGCCCGGGGGGGCTCACAGATCTTCCATTGATTCCTCCCAGGGAATGATCGATCCCATCCATTCATCCACAGACAGTTTTGTAGACACACATCCCTTCCTCCCCTAAATAATCTCTACTGGGGCTGCGGAGCCCCATGCAGTTACGGGGTGTTGTGCTGTGGAAGCCATTGATGCTTTCCTCTGAACTCTTCCACTTTCACTGTCCTTACGAGAAGAGGGGTCCAGAAGAACCCGCAGAACCCATGTGGGACTCTCAGGCTGGtctgcctttctctgctcctttcttcaTGATCTCCGACACGTGATTTActtttttcagctgcttctggGCTGTTTTCATCAGTTGTAACTGTAACTACAACAGTTACAGCAGGGCAGCCCGCTGTAGGTGTCCTTTCTGAACAGAGTTGTTGTCCCACGCCACCCCcgatgtcccttccaacctcagttGCTTTGTGATCGTTTTGGCTCTTCGTCCCATTTCTCTACCTCCTACAGGATCTGAAGCCCCGCCCGCTGGCCGGCTGGCTGCGTGACGTCACTGCCGAGCATGACGACGTCACATCTACGCGGTGACgtcacctccctctctccccaccGGCCGCCGGTAGGGGGCGCCGCCGCCCTCTTGATGTGGGTCCCACCTCGAGCATCGCCCTTTTAAGCCGGGAATCTCGTGAGAGCAGCTCTTGGGAACCACGAAACCGGGAATCTCGCGAGATCAGCGCTTGGGACCAACTCTCGCGAGAGCGTCCACAGCAATGGCGGCGNNNNNNNNNNNNNNNNNNNNNNNNNNNNNNNNNNNNNNNNNNNNNNNNNNNNNNNNNNNNNNNNNNNNNNNNNNNNNNNNNNNNNNNNNNNNNNNNNNNNGCAGGGGGGAGGCCGTGCCCGGGGacgccgccgccgccgcctcTGCTGTGGAGACCGAAACTGCGAGCGGGAAGGACCCGATGGTTCGTGGGGTACTTAGCGGGGCGGG is a genomic window of Meleagris gallopavo isolate NT-WF06-2002-E0010 breed Aviagen turkey brand Nicholas breeding stock chromosome 24, Turkey_5.1, whole genome shotgun sequence containing:
- the LOC100546430 gene encoding nodal homolog, which translates into the protein MPTPLRPALLLLLCGPVLLRSAPPRCPPLMLQLLRAPPAPLRAASATALSIAPHGSLQNGSRWALSFDMTSLSGSQEVSLAELRIRPHALSLSLSHNITMDIYHSPRPPCRGTKELFLGTVAGGPSSHQAGWAVFNITSTLRAWLHQDTAPDPAAAPLTAPPDPQETAVPQELADSVLLLIFSKDKAPGEHSLLRAVESSKHVMRDGPRDVGNRRHRRTRKERQRLRMNDAPAASQGDEARSLCRRVDMTVDFEQTGWGSWIVYPKKYNAYRCEGLCPSPVDESFKPTNHAYMQSLLQLYKPSQVPCPACSPVRMSPLSMLYYEKGEIVVRHHEDMVIEECGCN
- the EIF4EBP1 gene encoding LOW QUALITY PROTEIN: eukaryotic translation initiation factor 4E-binding protein 1 (The sequence of the model RefSeq protein was modified relative to this genomic sequence to represent the inferred CDS: inserted 1 base in 1 codon), which translates into the protein MRCTADKPVPGTVQTTLLTSRPLIGPRLSLDHALNSLGHAHEPGDYSTTPXGTVFGTTPGGTRIIYDRKFLMECRNSPVAKTPPSDLPDIPGVTSPIVEELKIENNHVQNYDEKANVGEEEQFDMDI